A section of the Bacillus sp. HSf4 genome encodes:
- a CDS encoding aromatic acid exporter family protein → MKLGARIFKTGIAITLALYLAEWIGLPTPVFAGIAAIFAIQPSIYRSFLTIVDQVQANIIGAATAIIFGLIFEPSPIIIGLTAVIVITINLKLKIENTISIALVTVIAILESSGDNFLLFALVRTGTVILGVLSAFLVNLIFLPPKYETKLVSHIVENTDEVIKWIRLLTRKTTEHSMLKEDIEKLKEKMMKVDHLYLLYKEERSYLKRSTYVKQRKLVLFRQAIIASNRALDALKKLHRLENDFYHMPEEFQETLVEELDYLLHWHERILMRFVGKIKTQDTVDLHEEGDVYKQHLTESFLKNQDKLKEDLLDYNMLTIMASTVEYREQLEHLETLISSFQTYHKKDSELEVEE, encoded by the coding sequence ATGAAACTTGGTGCCCGTATTTTCAAAACAGGGATTGCCATCACGCTCGCTCTATACCTCGCGGAATGGATCGGCCTTCCTACACCGGTTTTTGCCGGAATTGCGGCTATTTTTGCGATCCAGCCTTCGATTTATCGTTCATTTTTAACGATTGTCGATCAGGTGCAGGCGAATATTATCGGAGCGGCGACAGCTATTATTTTTGGACTTATTTTTGAACCCAGTCCGATTATTATCGGATTGACGGCGGTCATTGTCATTACGATCAACTTGAAGCTGAAGATCGAAAACACCATTTCGATCGCTCTTGTTACCGTGATTGCCATATTGGAGAGCTCAGGCGACAATTTTTTATTGTTTGCCCTCGTGAGAACCGGAACGGTTATTCTCGGCGTTTTGTCCGCGTTCCTGGTCAACCTGATTTTTCTGCCGCCGAAATATGAAACAAAGCTCGTCAGCCATATTGTTGAAAACACAGATGAAGTCATTAAATGGATCAGGCTGTTGACGCGGAAGACAACGGAACATTCCATGCTGAAAGAAGACATCGAAAAACTGAAAGAAAAAATGATGAAGGTCGATCACCTTTACTTGCTCTATAAAGAAGAAAGAAGCTATTTAAAACGATCCACATATGTGAAGCAGAGAAAGCTCGTGCTGTTCAGACAGGCGATCATTGCATCCAACCGGGCGCTCGACGCTTTGAAAAAGCTGCACCGCCTGGAAAACGACTTTTACCACATGCCTGAGGAATTTCAAGAAACGCTTGTGGAAGAGCTTGACTACCTGCTGCATTGGCATGAACGGATTTTAATGAGATTCGTCGGCAAGATCAAAACACAGGATACCGTTGATCTCCATGAAGAAGGAGACGTGTATAAACAGCATTTGACCGAGTCGTTCCTGAAAAACCAGGATAAATTAAAAGAAGATCTGCTGGACTACAATATGCTGACCATCATGGCCAGCACTGTGGAATACCGCGAGCAGCTGGAGCATTTGGAAACATTGATTTCAAGCTTTCAAACCTATCATAAAAAAGACAGCGAGCTTGAAGTTGAAGAATAA
- a CDS encoding glutamate-1-semialdehyde 2,1-aminomutase has translation MQHTQSEKLHEEALQHIVGGVNSPSRSYKAVGGGSPVAMEKGRGAYFWDVDGNKYIDYLAAYGPIITGHAHPHITKAIQKAAENGVLYGTPTKHEVTFAKMLKEAIPSLDKVRFVNSGTEAVMTTIRVARAYTGRTKIIKFAGCYHGHSDLVLVAAGSGPSTLGTPDSAGVPKSIANEVITVPFNDIDSYKEALDKWGDDVAAVLVEPIVGNFGIVEPKKGFLEQVNELTHKAGALVIYDEVITAFRFMYGGAQDLLGVKPDLTALGKIIGGGLPIGAYGGKKEIMEQVAPLGPAYQAGTMAGNPASILSGIACLEVLKEKGTYEKLDRLGAMLEEGIVTHAKRHGIAITVNRLKGALTVYFTKDKIENYEQAENTDGEMFAAFFKLMLERGVNLAPSKYEAWFITTAHTEKDIEDTLKAVDESFEQLKQRK, from the coding sequence ATGCAGCACACACAATCTGAAAAGCTTCATGAAGAAGCTCTTCAACATATAGTAGGCGGCGTCAACAGCCCGTCAAGATCATACAAGGCTGTCGGCGGAGGATCTCCGGTCGCGATGGAAAAAGGCCGCGGCGCTTATTTTTGGGACGTAGACGGCAACAAATACATAGATTATCTGGCGGCATATGGCCCGATCATCACCGGCCATGCCCATCCGCACATTACGAAAGCCATTCAAAAAGCGGCAGAAAACGGCGTCCTCTACGGAACACCGACAAAACACGAAGTCACATTTGCCAAAATGCTTAAAGAAGCCATTCCTTCATTGGATAAAGTAAGATTCGTCAATTCGGGGACGGAGGCCGTGATGACGACAATCCGTGTCGCGCGCGCCTATACCGGCAGAACGAAAATCATCAAGTTTGCCGGATGCTATCACGGTCATTCCGATCTCGTACTGGTCGCGGCCGGTTCGGGCCCGTCCACCCTCGGGACACCCGATTCCGCCGGGGTTCCGAAAAGCATTGCAAATGAAGTGATTACCGTTCCTTTCAATGATATCGACAGCTATAAAGAAGCGCTTGATAAATGGGGCGACGATGTGGCGGCCGTGCTTGTCGAACCGATCGTCGGAAACTTCGGCATCGTAGAACCGAAAAAAGGCTTCCTTGAACAGGTGAACGAGTTGACGCATAAAGCCGGAGCATTGGTTATTTACGATGAAGTGATTACCGCTTTCCGCTTTATGTACGGCGGAGCTCAAGATCTCTTAGGCGTCAAGCCGGATTTGACGGCGCTCGGTAAAATTATCGGCGGCGGACTGCCGATCGGCGCCTATGGCGGCAAAAAAGAAATTATGGAACAGGTGGCGCCTCTCGGACCGGCGTATCAGGCCGGGACAATGGCCGGAAACCCGGCGTCCATCTTATCCGGTATCGCCTGCCTGGAGGTGCTGAAAGAAAAAGGCACATATGAAAAGCTTGACCGCCTTGGCGCCATGCTTGAGGAAGGAATCGTGACACATGCGAAAAGGCATGGCATCGCTATTACCGTTAATCGACTCAAAGGCGCGCTTACCGTATACTTTACAAAAGACAAAATCGAAAACTACGAGCAGGCAGAAAATACGGATGGAGAGATGTTCGCGGCGTTTTTCAAACTGATGCTCGAGCGCGGCGTCAATCTTGCCCCGTCTAAATATGAGGCTTGGTTTATCACGACCGCTCACACCGAAAAAGATATAGAGGACACGCTGAAAGCCGTGGATGAATCATTTGAACAATTGAAACAGCGCAAATAA
- a CDS encoding YgzB family protein — protein sequence MAKYSSKINKIRTFALSLVFAGFIIMYIGIFFRSSVFVMSVFMILGVLSIMLSTAVYFWIGMLSTKAVKVVCPNCEKPTKILGRVDMCMHCREPLTMDKNLEGKEFNETYNRKSLR from the coding sequence ATGGCCAAATATTCAAGCAAAATCAACAAAATCAGAACATTTGCCTTAAGCTTGGTTTTTGCAGGCTTCATTATTATGTACATCGGAATCTTTTTCAGATCCTCGGTCTTCGTGATGTCGGTGTTTATGATCTTGGGGGTTTTATCTATCATGTTGAGCACAGCGGTTTATTTCTGGATCGGGATGCTTTCAACCAAAGCCGTGAAAGTCGTCTGCCCGAACTGTGAAAAACCGACCAAAATCTTGGGCCGGGTCGACATGTGCATGCATTGCAGGGAGCCTCTTACAATGGACAAAAACCTTGAAGGAAAAGAGTTTAATGAAACGTACAACCGAAAGTCTCTCAGATAA
- the bcp gene encoding thioredoxin-dependent thiol peroxidase, with protein sequence MTVEIGQKVPDIELLGDHGEKVKLSDFEGKYIVLYFYPKDMTPGCTTEACDFRDSHESFKELDAVIIGVSPDDQTRHEKFKEKHDLPFLLLVDDEHQLAESFDVWKLKKNFGKEYMGIERSTFLIDKEGRLVKEWRKVKVKDHVAEALQAVRDAAGK encoded by the coding sequence ATGACTGTTGAAATTGGACAAAAAGTACCTGATATTGAACTTTTGGGCGATCATGGAGAAAAAGTAAAGCTCTCGGACTTTGAAGGGAAGTATATCGTGCTTTATTTTTATCCGAAAGACATGACCCCGGGGTGTACGACAGAAGCTTGTGATTTCAGAGACAGCCACGAGAGCTTTAAGGAACTTGATGCTGTCATTATCGGGGTCAGCCCTGATGATCAAACACGCCATGAAAAATTCAAGGAAAAACACGATCTTCCGTTTTTGCTGCTCGTCGATGATGAACATCAGCTTGCCGAAAGCTTTGATGTCTGGAAGCTGAAAAAGAACTTCGGCAAAGAATATATGGGAATTGAACGTTCAACCTTTCTGATCGATAAAGAAGGACGCTTAGTGAAAGAATGGCGAAAAGTGAAGGTTAAAGATCATGTTGCGGAGGCTCTGCAAGCAGTCAGAGACGCCGCCGGCAAATAA
- the perR gene encoding peroxide-responsive transcriptional repressor PerR, which yields MAEHNLKEALETLKETGVRITPQRHAILEFLVNSMSHPTADDIYKALEGKFPNMSVATVYNNLRVFKESGLVKELTYGDSSSRFDFVTSEHYHAICERCGKIVDFHYPGLDEVEQLASHVTGFKVSHHRLEIYGLCQECDKKESH from the coding sequence ATGGCTGAACATAACCTGAAAGAAGCGTTGGAAACGTTGAAGGAAACCGGGGTGCGAATTACTCCTCAACGTCATGCCATTCTGGAATTTCTCGTAAATTCTATGTCTCATCCAACTGCAGATGATATATATAAAGCTCTGGAAGGGAAATTTCCAAACATGAGCGTAGCAACGGTTTATAACAATTTGCGGGTTTTCAAGGAATCAGGGCTCGTAAAGGAATTGACATATGGTGATTCTTCCAGCCGGTTTGACTTCGTAACATCCGAGCATTACCACGCGATTTGTGAACGCTGCGGAAAAATCGTCGATTTTCATTATCCGGGTCTCGACGAAGTGGAACAGCTTGCTTCCCATGTGACAGGTTTCAAAGTCAGTCACCACAGACTGGAGATATACGGTTTATGTCAGGAATGCGATAAAAAAGAAAGCCATTAA
- a CDS encoding nucleotidyltransferase-like protein, producing MENLLRPIYQERASRPDTLAVMIIERRNQTSSATDNFDAALLVIVNNAEDPVFVKHYEFNGKTASLHIISVKQLQEWILLGTNRRIIDWILNGKVLFDRNEFIAKLIEQLNTFPFSERKLKIGLEYGKLIRRYIEGKAFFEDGQLLDAYNSIVHALHHLARIEVIDKGFHPEVTVWNQVRHMEPQVYKLYKELIESNESLHKRLELLFLASDFLIHSKAEIGAAHILDVMDEKKTWQFAELLKHPDLKYFTADLGVIIEFLTEKDLVGVKEIETKGQKIFHRGYFIKKSVDSKS from the coding sequence ATGGAAAATCTTCTCCGTCCGATTTACCAAGAAAGAGCAAGCCGCCCCGACACTTTAGCTGTCATGATTATCGAGAGGAGAAATCAAACCTCATCTGCGACAGATAATTTTGATGCGGCATTGCTGGTTATCGTGAACAATGCTGAAGACCCTGTATTCGTGAAGCATTATGAGTTTAACGGAAAAACGGCTTCTCTTCATATTATTTCTGTTAAACAGCTTCAAGAATGGATTTTGCTAGGCACGAACAGAAGAATCATAGATTGGATTTTGAATGGGAAAGTTCTTTTTGACAGAAATGAATTTATCGCAAAGCTGATTGAACAGCTGAATACTTTTCCATTCTCCGAACGGAAATTAAAAATTGGTCTTGAATATGGAAAATTAATCAGAAGGTATATAGAAGGAAAAGCATTTTTTGAGGATGGTCAGCTGCTGGATGCCTATAATTCCATCGTGCATGCCCTCCATCATCTGGCCAGAATCGAAGTGATAGATAAAGGTTTTCATCCCGAAGTGACGGTTTGGAACCAAGTGCGTCACATGGAACCGCAGGTATATAAGCTGTATAAGGAACTGATCGAAAGCAATGAAAGCCTGCATAAAAGATTAGAGTTATTATTTCTCGCAAGCGATTTTCTCATTCATTCAAAAGCAGAAATCGGAGCCGCGCACATTCTTGATGTAATGGATGAAAAAAAGACTTGGCAATTTGCCGAGCTTCTGAAGCATCCTGATCTCAAATACTTTACAGCAGACCTTGGAGTTATTATTGAGTTTTTGACTGAAAAGGATTTGGTGGGCGTCAAGGAGATTGAAACCAAGGGTCAAAAGATTTTTCACCGCGGATATTTTATTAAAAAAAGTGTTGACTCTAAATCATGA